The following are encoded together in the Lathyrus oleraceus cultivar Zhongwan6 chromosome 3, CAAS_Psat_ZW6_1.0, whole genome shotgun sequence genome:
- the LOC127128273 gene encoding enoyl-CoA delta isomerase 1, peroxisomal yields MCTLEKKGNIFILTLTGNTDHLLNPTLLNSIKSALHRVRQEATVSSALITTAHGKFFCNGYDIDWAQSITDRIILIDDLLRSVISDLLTLPMPTIAAVTGHASAAGYILALAHDYVLMRSDRGFLYMSELDIDHVLPAYFIAIVEAKVGDAAARRRIVLQAEKLPAKEAVRLGIIDSAHDSAEETVKAAVSLGGDLVKRGWNGHVYADNRKKFLSDVIRAVEDKSERAIESKL; encoded by the coding sequence ATGTGCACCTTAGAAAAGAAAGGCAACATCTTCATACTAACACTAACCGGAAACACCGATCACCTTCTCAACCCCACGCTTCTCAACTCCATCAAATCCGCCCTCCACCGTGTCCGTCAAGAAGCCACCGTCTCCTCCGCCCTCATAACAACCGCACACGGAAAATTCTTCTGCAACGGCTATGACATCGACTGGGCACAATCCATCACCGACCGCATTATCCTCATCGACGATTTACTCCGTTCCGTCATCTCCGATCTCCTCACTCTCCCCATGCCAACCATCGCCGCCGTCACCGGTCACGCTTCCGCCGCTGGTTACATCCTCGCGCTCGCTCACGACTACGTCTTGATGAGATCCGATAGAGGATTTCTCTACATGAGTGAGCTCGACATTGATCATGTTCTTCCGGCTTACTTTATCGCCATCGTCGAGGCTAAAGTTGGTGACGCGGCGGCTCGTCGGAGGATCGTGTTGCAGGCGGAGAAGTTACCTGCTAAGGAGGCGGTGAGGTTGGGTATTATCGACTCGGCGCATGATAGCGCTGAGGAGACGGTTAAGGCGGCGGTTAGTTTGGGCGGGGATTTGGTGAAGCGTGGATGGAATGGACACGTGTATGCTGATAATAGGAAGAAGTTTTTGAGTGACGTGATTCGGGCCGTTGAAGATAAAAGTGAGAGAGCCATCGAGTCCAAGCTTTAG